Within Nycticebus coucang isolate mNycCou1 chromosome 16, mNycCou1.pri, whole genome shotgun sequence, the genomic segment TGTTATTACTCATTCATCTGCTAGCTCCTTTCAAAGATTCTATTGCTCTTGTCTCCTCTTCATTGTCTTTGTTCTTGAAGGTTCTTACCTTAAAAACATCTGATTTGTCTTCTCAGTGGGTTTTTTAGTGGAAACTGAGATAAACATGTGTTCAgtcttccaatttttttattcttattttcagagaaaattgATGCACAGAAAGGTAATGCAGCTTTCTTAGTAAGTTTTTAGCAAGCTGAAATTGGAATATTAATTTTTGGTTCATAATCTAGTATCTCTTCCATCCTACCTGCAGGGTCTGGCACCTTTCTTTCTAGGCTGAAGAGCCTTCCGTAATATAAGGTCTTATTAAATCCTGAAGGAAAGTCAGTTTGGTTTTGActagcattctttcttttttttgttttgttttatttttgtctctctttcttgccctcagtagaatgtcatgatgtcacagcttacagcaacctcaaactcttgggctcaagtgattctcttgcctcagcctcccaagtagctgggactacaggtgcccccccacaatgcccggctattcttttgagatggggtctcactcttgctcagcctggtctcgaacccgtgagttcaggcaccccactcaccttggcctctcaaaagcTCGgttttcaggcgtgagccaccacacccagcccacctGTCACTCATTTTCACCTGTCAGTGTGTTCTTGAAGTTCATGTGTGTATGCTTGTGTTGGTTCATTTTCCTTCTGGAACCATAACTGGGTGAAAGCACCAGCTAGAGTTCTGTCCCTCAATAGTTACTCAGAGCGTCTTCGATGACAGAGGAGCTTGGTATCTCTCTTGAGATGTACAGAGAAAAAGtacctgccttttaaaaaattttctatatgaaataaattgttttgctatgagcaaattataaaaaaaaagaatgtggaattAGTTTTAAGAGATACTgatctcttttcccttccctatccttcactttacaaatgagaacaCAGAATTTGggtgactttttaaaatcacttagCTAATGAGAAGCAGGGCCAATTGCTAAGATATTCTCTTGACTCTGTCCTGTGTACTCCATCAGAAACTGCATATGGGAAAATGGAACTTAACTTCTGTTAGAGGTGGGTGTGTAGCAGGTGGGGTCTTTTTAGAGTACTCatgtcttccttcctcctcttgtTCGTTGTGATGAAAACCTTCATCAGGTAGGATTTCATTGTGTCCGATAGTCTGAAATGAGGTAATACTgtaatggtcttttttttttttttttttccatttttttacttGAATTGCTGTGAATATTTCTCCATGACCTTATATTTAGATCAAAATGtaactttctttctccttttaacaGCTGTATCCAGATATCATTAtgcatcaggaaaatgaaaaagcagaGGAAACTTCTATGGAGGAAAGGAATCCACTTTGCCTTTTCTGAGAAATGGAATACTGGATTTGGAGGCTTTGAGACGTTTTATTTTCACCAACACTTGTGCATTCTGAAAGCTAAGTTTGGAAGGCCAATTACTCGGAATAGACAGTTGAGACATTTTCAGAATAGAAAGAAGGCTGTTCAGATCCAGAAAACGTGGATCCAGAATGAACCTCATTGTGCTAAGACCAAGTCCAGTGTGGTTACCCAGAATGTTAGTACTCTGTCCTCTAAAGTAAAAAGAAGGGACACTAAACACTTCATTTCCTCCTCGAGGACTCTCTTGAGACTCCAAACCAAGACATTTCTGACATCAGCAAAGAACTCTGATAATGAATACGGTAGAGAGAAAAGTCTTTTAAAGGCAGTTTCTGACTTTCCAGCAAATAGTGTTTTAGGACAGGCCAATGGTCACAAACTTAGGACAGAGCCGCAAATTTCTGACTTTCCCATGAAGTTCAATGGGGAGAACCGAAGTCCAGATGAGAGTGGCACGATTGTGGTTACCTTGAGCAACCATAAGAGAAAGCGCTGTTGTTATGGCTGCTACCAGGGGCTGGAGAACCATAGGAATGGGGGACCCCTAATTCCAAAAAAGTTCCAACCTGACCAACATAGAAGAAAACGGTCTCCTCTTATGATGTATGAAAAATTATCCACGATTAGATGTCGGTACAGGAGTCTGAGATCGCAGCACTTCAGAACAAAGAGCAAAGTTTGTAAGCTAAGAAAAGCCCAGCGAAGCTGGGTGCAGAAGGTCACTAGGGACCATCAAGAGACACTTAGGGAGAACGGTGAGGGTGGCAGTTGCAGCCCATTTCCTTCCCCAGAACCTAAAGATCCTTCTTGTCGGCATCAGCCGTACTTTCCAGATATGGACAATGCAGTGGTGAAGGGTAAGAACTCTCATAAGCCTGATAGCCACACTAAAGGAAGTCCTTTCTTGGACAAGGAGCTTAGTTTAGAGGAAGCATTTCCTGACCAACAGAATGGCagtgccacatacacctgggacCAGTCACCCTGTTCTTCTCCTAAGTGGGAGTGTACAGAGTTGATTCATGACATCCCCTTATCAGAACATCATTCTAGTAATGTGTTTATCTCAGAAACTGAGAGAGAAATTATGACTCTGGGTCAGGAAAATCGGAGAAGTACTGTCAGTgatgacagagtaaaactgtcaGAGTCTGGAACAGATAAATCTATGAGTAGTGTAGATGGCCCTGTATCTGAAGAGACTGTTCAAAGCGAGAACTCATGCCAAATGGAGGAGGATGGATCTCTCAAGCAGAACATTCTCAGTTCTAAGTTGCTGGACCACCCATACTGTAAAAGTCCACTGGAGGCTCCCCTGGTGTGCAGTGGACTCAAACTAGAAAATCAAATGGCTGGTGGAAAGAACAATCAGAAAGGGTCTCCAGTGGATGATGAACAGCTGTCAATTTGTCTTTCTGGTATGcgctcttcctttttctcccccaAACTGTGGCTTATACTGCTGACAATTTTCCCTTCTGAAAGAATCTAGTTTTTCCTTCCACCCGTGGATTTTCCTTAAAGAAGTTAGACATTCTTCTTGAAGCCTTTTATATCACTACATCATGTAGatattctataatttatttaatcttcaactggggctgggtgtggtggctcacacctgtaatcacagcactctgggaagctaaggcggGCAGattgagctcacatgttcaagaccagcctgagctagagtgagaccccccgtctctaaaaatagctgggcattgtggtgggtgcctgtagtcctagctacttgggaggctgaggcaggagaatcgcttgagcccaagagtttgaggttgctgtgagctatgatgccatggcactcaacctggggcaacaaagtgagacactgtcaaaaaaaaggttcagtgcccatagctcagtgagtagggcaccagccacatacaccaaggctggcaggttcaagcatggcccagacctgctaaacaacaatgacaattgcaacaaagaaatagccgggcgtagtcccagctacttgggaggctaaggcaagagaatcgcttgagcccaagagtttgagtcgctgtgagctgtgacgccaatgcactgtaccgagggtgacatagtgagactctgtctcaaaaaaaaaaaaagattgattaaTTGATTACTAATTAATAATAAATGCTTCTCACAAAAAGCCTTCAGTACTCTAAAATTGTTCAtggtattttgtcttttttttttttgtggtttttggccaggggtgggtttgaacccgccacctccggcatatggcaccggcaccctactccttgagccacaggtgccgcccggtatTTTGGCTTAACAGAAATTTTCAGCTCTTCACGTTGTAAAAtttatgtctttgattttatgCTTCTAGTTTTTATGTCATACTTTAAAAGCCCTTTCATCAAAATTCTGCCTCATGAAGTTGATATAAATGTTTTTGGAAGACAATATGGCAATAttagggccatgcctgtggctcagctggccctatatactgagggtggtgggttcgaactctaccccagccaaactacaacaaaaaaatagctgggcattatggcgggcacctgtagtcccagctacttgggaggctgaggcaagagaatcacttaagcccgggacttggaggttgctgtgagctgtgatgccacagcactcttctgagggcaataaagtgagactctgtctctaaaaaaaaaggcaatattaGTCTTTGATCCATTCTCCCTCTTAGAATTTATCCTAGATAAAAAGGAgtacaaatatgtttgtataGGGGCATTACTTGTattattatagttaaaaaaaaaaaaatactgcaaccaaaacaagTGTTTCTATTTAAGCATAAATTATGGAATATTCCAGTGATGATATACTATGCAGCTGTTTAAGAATAAATTAGATCTATATTTTGATACTGTAAGATGTCTATATGAAGCCAAAAAAGTTGCAAAATGGTATGATACCATTTTGTTAAAAGATATatattcagggtggtgcctgtggctcaaggagtagggcgccggtcccatatgccggaggtggcgggttcaaacctagccctggccaaaaaccaaaaaccaaaaaaaaaaaaaagatatacattcATATAGATAGGAtgagtatatgtatatacatgtgcaCATAAGGACATATTTGAGCAGATATATCAAATTGGTTGTTAATGGCTTTTTTGAGGGAGTTAGGAGGGTTACTTCTTGATAGTTTGAataattatgagcattttttctttctaagcacTAGGTTTGTGTAAGAAGTTCTTCCCACAAAGAACCACAAAGTACAGAGTCCTAGCAAATCttaaaaaatttctgttgtttatactGTCctagaataaatattaaattttcctAATAAGAGGTTAGCAGAACCATGATacttaaaccagaaaaataactaatatttactCACAATACCAATTAACTTTTATAGATAAAACACTTCCAGATACAACTGATAAATGGAATATGGGACATAGGAAAACTGTAGCATGACCTGGGGAAGTAGAAATTCGTACAGCATTCATAGTTAATGATCTATAATGTAATTGATCATTTTAATAGGCTAAAGGAGAGAAATCATGGCATCTCAGCAGGTGCTGAAAAGCCTGTTAATGAAACTTGGCTTCTcgcatggcgcctgtggctcagtgtagggtgccagccccatataccagtggtgggttcaaacccagccccggccaaactacagctaaaaaatagctgggcattgtggcaggcacctgcagtccctgctactcaggaggctgaggcaagagaatcgcctaagcccaagagctggaggttgctgtgagctgtgaggccacagcactgtacctagggtgacaaagtgagactctgtctttttttttctttttttgctgtttttggccggggttgggtttgaacccaccacttctggtacgtggggccggcgccctactcctttgagccataggtgccacccgactctgtcttaaaaaaaaaaaaaaaaaagaaagaaagaaacttggctTCCCTTTGTGTGTAAATCTGAGAAAACTGGGAATAAAGGAAACTTTTTTCATTTACCAAAGATGTCTGTCAGAAACCAATAGCAGTTCAGGTTTAAGAGGATGAAGAAAGGATGTGAATTTTGCCCCCTCCTACCAAATGcatagaaattatgaaaaatgtattaaaaaaacatacgcaggctgggtgcagtggctcatgcctgtaatcctagcattctgggaggctcaagtgggtggattgccccgagctcacaggtttgagaccagcctgagcaagagtgagaccccatctctaaaactagctgggcgttgtgataggcacctgtagtctcagctacggaggacgctgaggcaagagattggttgagcccaagagtctgaggttgctgtgaggtgccacagcactctaccaagggtgacaaaatgaagctctgtctcaaaaaacaaaacacggctcggggcctgtggctcaagcagctaaggcaccagccacataaacacctgagctggtggcccaccaaacaacaatgatggctgcaaccaaaaaattgtggcaggcacctgtagtcccagctacctgggaggcggaggcaggagaatcgcttgatcccaagagttggaggttgctgtgagctgtgacaccatggcactctacccagggcgacagcttgaggctctgtctcaaaacaaaacacatgtatcTCCATGCTCAAGAACGAGGAGAGAGTTTTAGTGGATCTGAAGCTGAGAAGCTCACATAAGGCAGAAATAGAGGGAAGGTAcagaggtgggagaaggaagattGGAGCATGAAGTGGACATGAAGGGCTCCCATTTCTGGAGTTGGTAGAAGTAGGGAGGAAAGGGGGGAGTCTCAAGGTAAACGGTTGAATCTCTCCTTGCCTGTACCACATATCAGCAAAAAAGGATACCTGCTGTTGAGCCAGATTCTAAGAACAGGAGACAGTACATCTGTGATCTCCATCGCCATGTTTCCCATAACACCTGGCAAGAATGAGGAGCATCCATTCCCAGAACTCTAGCTGAGGTTCTTTAGCATTCCTGCTCCACCAAAAATAGTTCACAGCAGAACAGCAGCTACTGCCTAACACAACCATTCCCCTCTGTCCCCCAGCAAGTTATCTAAGTGAAGACGAGATCTCAATCTGTCACTATTGGACAAATTCCAGTACTATGAAAGAGATAAATgcaagaaatgaaagaataaaaacttgAGTAGTCAGGATTTATGGAGGGATCAGAATAGGAATCCAGTATAGGGCAATGAGTACAGTAATTGCTGCCTAACTGGCTTCCGTAGCATTAGGCAGTTTTGAGTTCGAGGTATGCTGAATGCTGGCTCATCTCTGATGTACCTGTGTGTTGTGCTCCTTCcacttgatttttatatttaaaagttgtACTTATGAGAAAGTTATTTATTGCTGTTTCATCAGTTTATTTGGTATTGTACTATAAACTTACGAAATATGAGCGTAAGAAAATTACATCTTTGAAAACCAAGTTGAATGCTTTGTGATGACTGACTAATGCTGCTGCTGCAAAAAGTAATACTGAGTTAGATTTTTTCAGGACAACCATAAAAGATAGAGGGACTATATGAAAATCAGATTACTTTGCAAGTATCTTTTAAGTtcttgcttcattttattttttgagtttcactttgtcacccttggtagggtgttgtggcatcatagctcacagcagcctcaaagtcttgggcttaagtgatcttcttgtctctcccaagtagctgggactataggtgcctaccatgatgcccctgctattttttagagagagtctcactcttgctcaggctggtctcaaactccttagctcaggcagtctacttgccttggcttcccagaatactaggattactggcatgagccactgtgcccagccttcttgcttctcttcaaagaactaaaagaaaaaaaaaaaaacaacacttttttttttgtgtgtgtgttttgagacagggtctgtttCCTACGTTCAGAtagagtggcatcatcataggtcactgcaccttcaaacttctgggcttaagagaccctcttgactcaacctcctgagtgactgggagtacaggcacatgataccatacccagctaatttttaattttatagagatggggctcggctcctgtagctcaagcggctaaggcaccagccacatacacctgagctggcggatttgagtCTAgcttgggcccaccaaacaacaatgacagctgcaaccaaaaagtagccaggcattgtggcaggtgcctatagccccagctacttgggaggtggaggcaggagaatctcttgagcccaggagttggaggttgctgtgagctgtgatgccacagcactctacccaaggtaacaacttgaggctctgtctcaaaaaaaaattttttttcatttatgagtTTTAAATATAAACAGTTACAAAATGTTAATGTTTAGAGTCAATTTGGTATATTTCCATTGCTTCTGAGTTTCTTACCACACATAAAAATGTCTTAATCAGTGTAAGATTATAAAAATGGTCTCCTACTCAAAAAACTCAACAGCAAGAACATATAGCCCAAtttcaaaaataggcaaaggctaggctcaatggctcatgcctctaatcccagcactttgggaggctgaggtgggaaggtaacttgaggccaagagttcaagatcaacctgggcaacatagcaagaccccatctctaaaaaaattatttttttaattagccaggtatg encodes:
- the SENP5 gene encoding sentrin-specific protease 5 isoform X2, coding for MKKQRKLLWRKGIHFAFSEKWNTGFGGFETFYFHQHLCILKAKFGRPITRNRQLRHFQNRKKAVQIQKTWIQNEPHCAKTKSSVVTQNVSTLSSKVKRRDTKHFISSSRTLLRLQTKTFLTSAKNSDNEYGREKSLLKAVSDFPANSVLGQANGHKLRTEPQISDFPMKFNGENRSPDESGTIVVTLSNHKRKRCCYGCYQGLENHRNGGPLIPKKFQPDQHRRKRSPLMMYEKLSTIRCRYRSLRSQHFRTKSKVCKLRKAQRSWVQKVTRDHQETLRENGEGGSCSPFPSPEPKDPSCRHQPYFPDMDNAVVKGKNSHKPDSHTKGSPFLDKELSLEEAFPDQQNGSATYTWDQSPCSSPKWECTELIHDIPLSEHHSSNVFISETEREIMTLGQENRRSTVSDDRVKLSESGTDKSMSSVDGPVSEETVQSENSCQMEEDGSLKQNILSSKLLDHPYCKSPLEAPLVCSGLKLENQMAGGKNNQKGSPVDDEQLSICLSGFLDEVMKKYGSLVPLSEKDVLGRLKDVFNEDFSNRKPFINREITNYRARHQKCNFRIFYNKHMLDMDDLATLDGQNWLNDQVINMYGELIMDAVPDKVHFFNSFFHRQLVTKGYNGVKRWTKKVDLFKKSLLLIPIHLEVHWSLITVTLSNRIISFYDSQGIHFKFCVECIPQQKNDSDCGVFVLQYCKCLALEQPFQFSQEDMPRVRKRIYKELCECRLMD
- the SENP5 gene encoding sentrin-specific protease 5 isoform X1 translates to MKKQRKLLWRKGIHFAFSEKWNTGFGGFETFYFHQHLCILKAKFGRPITRNRQLRHFQNRKKAVQIQKTWIQNEPHCAKTKSSVVTQNVSTLSSKVKRRDTKHFISSSRTLLRLQTKTFLTSAKNSDNEYGREKSLLKAVSDFPANSVLGQANGHKLRTEPQISDFPMKFNGENRSPDESGTIVVTLSNHKRKRCCYGCYQGLENHRNGGPLIPKKFQPDQHRRKRSPLMMYEKLSTIRCRYRSLRSQHFRTKSKVCKLRKAQRSWVQKVTRDHQETLRENGEGGSCSPFPSPEPKDPSCRHQPYFPDMDNAVVKGKNSHKPDSHTKGSPFLDKELSLEEAFPDQQNGSATYTWDQSPCSSPKWECTELIHDIPLSEHHSSNVFISETEREIMTLGQENRRSTVSDDRVKLSESGTDKSMSSVDGPVSEETVQSENSCQMEEDGSLKQNILSSKLLDHPYCKSPLEAPLVCSGLKLENQMAGGKNNQKGSPVDDEQLSICLSGFLDEVMKKYGSLVPLSEKDVLGRLKDVFNEDFSNRKPFINREITNYRARHQKCNFRIFYNKHMLDMDDLATLDGQNWLNDQVINMYGELIMDAVPDKVHFFNSFFHRQLVTKGYNGVKRWTKKVDLFKKSLLLIPIHLEVHWSLITVTLSNRIISFYDSQGIHFKFCVENIRKYLLTEAREKNRPEFLQGWQTAVTKCIPQQKNDSDCGVFVLQYCKCLALEQPFQFSQEDMPRVRKRIYKELCECRLMD